One part of the Mariniblastus fucicola genome encodes these proteins:
- a CDS encoding YifB family Mg chelatase-like AAA ATPase, whose protein sequence is MNWKLEERKRIHGHLLKRDHTLTGGILFGLDGYLIELQARAIEVTYSPRPIAESFRITGMAGPAIQEARMRIEGAFSKLGIQTTDVEVLINLAPADLPKRGTWLDLPLAIILLQACGILPDLADQREQQFVLMGELGLHGEVRRVPGALSVAFEAKPGQSLIVPKGNERECALILAKSGHEGCSIYPVETLDEVIEFFHGRKKLKNALNEKLSFENAIEKAPDFGRIRGQEKAKRAAEICAAGGHNLLLIGPPGEGKSLIAKALPGILPRLSAKEKVELTRIYSATGRLESDGLAVTRRPLRDVHHGTSMAALIGGGSGTPSPGEITLAHLGVLFLDELPEFSRRSLESLRQPLENRNISISRVDAMLNFPCDFTLLAAMNPCPCGYSPTDRCDCTGKQIKKYQDKISGPLCDRIDLQVELRPLTTDERFAKAKENQSSNIRKRVESARSIQTERFRNSDIPFNAAIPGGCMEDYCEFSPVGFEKFKSVIESSGLSTRNMDRLAKVSRTIADLVGEETILDEHVMEASSFVIGGLLREGLK, encoded by the coding sequence ATGAATTGGAAACTAGAAGAGCGCAAAAGAATTCACGGCCATTTGCTGAAACGCGACCATACTCTCACCGGTGGAATCCTATTCGGCTTAGACGGATACCTCATTGAGTTACAGGCCAGGGCGATCGAGGTAACATACTCTCCTCGCCCAATTGCTGAATCCTTTCGAATTACGGGCATGGCTGGGCCAGCGATTCAGGAAGCGAGAATGCGCATCGAGGGTGCGTTCTCAAAACTAGGCATTCAAACAACAGACGTAGAGGTGCTTATCAATTTGGCACCCGCTGACTTGCCCAAGAGAGGAACTTGGCTCGACCTTCCACTCGCCATAATCTTACTTCAGGCATGCGGGATACTTCCGGACTTGGCAGACCAACGCGAGCAGCAGTTCGTTCTGATGGGAGAACTTGGGCTCCACGGAGAGGTACGTAGAGTTCCCGGCGCACTTTCAGTAGCTTTCGAGGCGAAACCGGGCCAATCATTAATAGTCCCAAAAGGAAACGAAAGAGAATGCGCATTGATTTTGGCCAAGAGCGGCCATGAAGGATGTTCGATATATCCCGTAGAAACGCTCGATGAAGTCATCGAGTTTTTTCACGGACGCAAGAAACTTAAGAATGCATTAAACGAAAAATTGTCTTTCGAGAATGCCATTGAAAAAGCCCCGGATTTCGGGCGCATCCGTGGTCAAGAGAAAGCGAAGCGAGCAGCGGAAATTTGCGCTGCAGGTGGTCACAACTTGTTATTGATTGGACCACCCGGCGAAGGGAAGTCACTAATTGCAAAAGCCCTTCCGGGTATCTTACCAAGATTATCGGCAAAGGAAAAAGTTGAATTAACTCGTATATACTCGGCGACTGGAAGATTGGAATCAGATGGACTTGCCGTCACCAGACGCCCGCTGAGAGACGTGCACCATGGCACTTCCATGGCGGCGTTGATCGGAGGCGGGTCTGGTACCCCTAGCCCAGGTGAAATTACATTGGCACACCTTGGGGTTTTGTTCTTGGATGAACTTCCCGAATTTAGCCGAAGGTCTCTGGAGTCTTTGCGGCAACCCTTGGAGAATCGAAACATTAGCATTTCGCGAGTGGATGCCATGTTGAATTTCCCTTGTGACTTTACGTTGCTTGCGGCAATGAACCCTTGCCCCTGCGGATACTCACCAACTGACCGATGCGATTGCACAGGAAAACAAATCAAGAAGTACCAAGACAAAATCAGTGGTCCACTATGCGACCGCATTGACTTGCAGGTCGAACTGCGACCTTTGACAACTGATGAACGGTTCGCCAAGGCCAAGGAGAACCAATCTTCGAACATTCGAAAGAGAGTTGAATCGGCGAGATCGATCCAGACGGAGAGGTTTCGCAATAGCGACATTCCATTCAACGCTGCCATTCCGGGTGGTTGCATGGAAGACTATTGCGAATTCTCTCCTGTCGGCTTTGAAAAATTTAAGTCGGTCATCGAAAGTAGTGGGCTGTCAACTCGCAACATGGACCGATTGGCAAAGGTTTCGCGTACGATCGCTGACCTCGTGGGTGAAGAGACAATTCTTGATGAACATGTAATGGAAGCATCATCGTTCGTTATTGGTGGATTGTTGCGAGAAGGACTCAAATGA
- a CDS encoding HIRAN domain-containing protein: protein MIDDALEDGILSPDEEKRINSFAVGLETKIKLTSEKQLALKLSRQAYRLNMTELAEFPEIDASVNLQKNERVLARQEVEWNEIVQLKRPKGIWVSGDNYLKSIGRGYAMLTSKRILFDSSFESRKATHSSIQRIEVFADGIFCSRSTGKSLFFKFEIENEPEGLEFALLLKRILINLPVQGFLPTTCLIPEQVVDAEVVASPESESKNIKSVFPKTNPEPRFTFRVVGEHIGDRSYWIQKLAKNEPLQLVREPTNSNDRNAVEVRNSYGKSLGYLKKDVAAWFAGLMDRGKGYTANVLRIRSDNCLIVAVFEQ, encoded by the coding sequence TTGATCGATGACGCTTTGGAAGATGGCATTCTTTCACCTGACGAAGAAAAGCGAATCAACTCCTTTGCAGTCGGCTTGGAGACCAAAATCAAACTCACGTCAGAGAAGCAATTAGCACTTAAGTTAAGCCGACAAGCCTACCGGTTGAACATGACGGAACTAGCGGAGTTCCCAGAGATTGATGCATCGGTAAACTTGCAAAAAAATGAAAGGGTGCTGGCCAGGCAGGAAGTCGAGTGGAACGAAATCGTACAGCTGAAAAGGCCCAAGGGTATTTGGGTCAGCGGCGACAATTACTTGAAAAGCATTGGACGAGGATACGCGATGCTTACGTCCAAGAGAATTCTGTTCGACTCCAGTTTTGAATCGAGAAAAGCAACTCACAGTTCGATTCAAAGAATTGAAGTCTTTGCTGACGGAATCTTTTGCAGTCGATCAACTGGCAAAAGTCTATTTTTCAAGTTTGAAATAGAGAACGAACCTGAAGGATTAGAATTTGCCTTACTTTTGAAAAGAATCCTAATCAATCTACCCGTTCAGGGTTTTCTACCAACGACTTGCCTAATTCCAGAACAGGTTGTAGACGCTGAAGTTGTCGCGAGTCCGGAAAGCGAATCAAAAAACATCAAGTCCGTTTTCCCCAAGACAAACCCAGAGCCGAGGTTTACATTTCGTGTTGTGGGTGAACACATTGGAGACCGAAGTTACTGGATCCAAAAGCTCGCCAAGAACGAGCCGCTACAACTTGTTCGCGAGCCAACAAATAGCAATGATCGAAACGCGGTTGAGGTTCGAAACTCCTACGGCAAGAGCCTTGGATACCTGAAGAAAGACGTTGCAGCATGGTTTGCTGGCCTTATGGATCGCGGCAAAGGCTACACAGCAAACGTTCTTCGAATACGGTCAGACAACTGCCTTATTGTTGCAGTGTTCGAACAATAG
- a CDS encoding GxxExxY protein, whose translation MLKQEGYDLMGAAFEVYNVQGFGMAEEIYQQSLEIELGLRNIPFQSKADLQVTYKELPLTTVYRPDLLVFDEIVVELKAVKAIAAEHEAQLFNYLRISEKKIGYLINYGAAKELEWKRFAL comes from the coding sequence ATGCTGAAGCAAGAAGGCTACGACTTGATGGGTGCGGCGTTTGAGGTCTACAACGTGCAAGGCTTTGGGATGGCTGAAGAGATTTATCAGCAGAGCCTTGAGATCGAACTCGGATTGCGAAACATCCCGTTCCAAAGCAAAGCTGATCTGCAAGTCACTTACAAAGAACTCCCCCTCACCACGGTCTATCGCCCAGACTTACTCGTCTTTGATGAAATCGTTGTTGAACTGAAAGCAGTGAAGGCGATCGCGGCTGAGCATGAAGCTCAACTGTTCAACTACCTGCGGATCAGCGAAAAGAAAATTGGATATCTGATCAACTACGGCGCAGCAAAGGAACTGGAGTGGAAACGGTTCGCTCTTTGA
- a CDS encoding multiheme c-type cytochrome — protein MKFKVALVAIVVVGAIAACFLIPSPNENSVESLRDVVAYVDPEVYYNSDMVQRLQSSEAGQGMAILPKQAELDLRSQSPSREPNFIFQAGFVGPETCKECHADYYDGFVQTAHYKTSALADGSSIRGSFADNENVLNTKRNGFRYQLTNEEGQHFQKLLIDKNGSTYEHSCRFDIVTGSGNVGQTYLYWQENSLYQLPISWLSKGGWVNSPNYPDGLANFARPIQDGCMSCHATMVEFDSESVNVANPKNMILGVTCERCHGPAESHVKFHRANPEAAESKFIVHPNDLPRERLNDICAQCHSGESKTLNSTFNFRPGDSIHDYKKFKLNPGVVGSVHTANQYPRMTKSTCYTESDTMSCATCHNPHQDEHGRLELFSSRCMKCHESSDCGKFPEHGARIESNCIDCHMPKKDDTNLKFETTSASIFPEIRDHFIRIDADATNKVLEAWAAEGAEARK, from the coding sequence ATGAAGTTTAAAGTTGCCTTGGTTGCGATCGTCGTGGTCGGTGCGATTGCAGCGTGCTTTCTGATTCCGTCCCCGAACGAAAATTCCGTTGAGAGTCTTCGCGATGTGGTGGCGTATGTCGATCCGGAGGTCTACTACAACAGCGACATGGTGCAACGCCTGCAGAGCTCCGAAGCCGGGCAGGGGATGGCGATTCTGCCGAAGCAGGCCGAACTGGATCTGCGGTCGCAATCGCCGTCGCGTGAGCCAAACTTCATTTTTCAAGCCGGGTTTGTAGGACCGGAAACCTGCAAGGAGTGCCACGCGGACTATTACGATGGCTTCGTCCAGACGGCTCACTATAAAACATCCGCGTTGGCGGACGGGAGTTCGATTCGCGGATCCTTCGCCGACAACGAGAACGTGCTGAACACGAAACGCAATGGATTCCGTTATCAGCTGACCAACGAAGAAGGCCAACACTTTCAAAAGCTGCTGATCGACAAAAACGGCAGCACTTACGAACACTCGTGCCGCTTCGACATCGTGACCGGTTCCGGAAACGTCGGTCAGACCTATCTGTACTGGCAAGAGAATTCGTTGTATCAGTTGCCGATTTCGTGGCTGTCGAAGGGTGGCTGGGTGAACAGCCCCAACTACCCCGACGGACTGGCGAATTTCGCCCGACCGATTCAGGACGGTTGCATGAGCTGCCATGCGACGATGGTTGAGTTCGATTCCGAAAGTGTGAATGTTGCGAATCCGAAGAACATGATCCTGGGGGTGACTTGTGAACGATGCCACGGGCCGGCTGAATCGCATGTGAAGTTTCACCGCGCGAATCCTGAGGCGGCGGAATCAAAGTTCATCGTGCATCCCAACGACCTTCCGCGCGAGCGTTTGAATGACATTTGTGCTCAGTGTCATTCGGGGGAGAGCAAGACGTTGAATTCGACGTTCAACTTTCGACCCGGAGATTCGATTCACGATTACAAGAAGTTCAAGCTGAATCCCGGCGTGGTTGGCAGCGTGCATACGGCGAACCAGTATCCCCGGATGACCAAGAGCACGTGCTATACGGAGTCGGACACGATGAGTTGTGCGACGTGTCACAATCCGCATCAGGACGAGCATGGGCGGTTGGAGCTGTTTTCCAGTCGTTGCATGAAGTGTCATGAGTCGAGTGATTGCGGAAAGTTCCCCGAACATGGGGCTCGCATCGAGTCGAATTGCATTGATTGCCACATGCCGAAAAAGGATGATACGAATCTGAAGTTCGAGACCACTTCGGCTTCGATTTTCCCTGAGATCAGAGATCACTTCATTCGCATCGATGCGGACGCGACGAACAAGGTGTTGGAAGCGTGGGCGGCGGAGGGAGCCGAGGCCAGGAAGTAG
- a CDS encoding NAD(P)H-hydrate dehydratase gives MKRHQFEQHARHFRSGRISLNQLIDLVFGDGKEVVVLETLSEDDIVVASVASEVGIPALKPRPDDAHKGDFGRVLLVGGSRGMAGAISLAAMSALRSGSGLVTAAVPETIAEVVAGFDPCVMTVPCRDSDGHFSSVPEDLKQQLKVADVVAIGPGMGREVDRYFLQAILELSQPIVIDADAIHLLAETHSMIKNRKSATVLTPHPGEFSNLANTEFSKRGEMEAAAVKFAADQGCIIVLKGHRTLVTDGSREYRNDTGNAGMATGGSGDVLTGVVTSLIGQGYDAFDAAVMAVHIHGRAGDFAAEKYGQASMVASNIVDSLAAAFKSHVAVGAEVRIGF, from the coding sequence ATGAAACGTCACCAATTCGAACAACACGCACGCCACTTTCGTTCCGGCCGCATCAGCCTCAATCAGCTGATTGATCTGGTGTTCGGCGACGGTAAAGAAGTCGTCGTGCTCGAGACCCTGTCCGAAGACGACATCGTGGTCGCGTCGGTGGCCAGCGAGGTTGGCATCCCGGCGTTGAAACCGCGGCCCGACGATGCTCACAAAGGAGACTTTGGTCGCGTACTGTTGGTTGGCGGTTCGCGAGGCATGGCCGGAGCGATTTCGTTGGCTGCCATGTCGGCGCTGCGCAGCGGCAGCGGTCTGGTTACCGCGGCGGTTCCCGAGACCATTGCCGAAGTCGTCGCCGGATTCGATCCGTGCGTGATGACGGTGCCCTGCCGTGACAGCGATGGGCATTTCTCGTCAGTCCCGGAGGACTTGAAGCAGCAGTTAAAAGTCGCCGATGTCGTCGCGATCGGTCCAGGGATGGGGCGCGAAGTCGATCGGTATTTCCTGCAAGCGATCCTCGAATTGTCGCAACCGATCGTTATCGATGCCGACGCAATCCATCTGCTGGCCGAAACCCATTCGATGATCAAGAACCGAAAGTCAGCCACGGTGTTGACGCCTCATCCGGGAGAGTTTTCCAATCTCGCGAACACCGAGTTTTCGAAACGCGGCGAGATGGAAGCCGCGGCGGTCAAGTTCGCTGCGGATCAGGGCTGCATCATTGTGCTCAAGGGGCACAGGACGCTGGTGACCGATGGCTCGCGGGAGTACCGCAACGACACGGGCAACGCGGGGATGGCGACCGGCGGAAGCGGCGATGTGCTGACCGGCGTTGTTACGTCGCTGATCGGCCAAGGCTATGACGCTTTCGATGCCGCCGTGATGGCGGTCCACATTCACGGTCGCGCGGGAGATTTCGCGGCAGAGAAGTATGGCCAGGCGTCGATGGTCGCCAGCAACATTGTGGACTCGCTCGCCGCCGCGTTCAAGTCTCACGTCGCGGTCGGTGCCGAAGTGCGAATCGGTTTCTAG
- a CDS encoding argininosuccinate synthase, whose translation MSSCVLAYSGGLDTSVILGWLMDEGYEVHAVYVDLGQPGEDRQQVLDKANNAGAASARIVDVREELCRDYAFPVMQWQAKYEGPYLLGTSIARPLISKVMLQVAKEVGATAYAHGATGKGNDQCRFQLAAEALESGITMIAPWRIQKFRDMFPGRTELIKYCEDRGIPVKASKAKPYSSDENCLHISYEAGELERLDVNGVDLVDFGMGVSPQEAPDESESVTIDFESGVPVSVNGEKLSALGVVEKLNEIGGRNGVGRIDMVENRFVGMKSRGVYESPGMTVLYEAHRYIEQLAMDRDLMHLRDRLAPEVAEMVYYGFWFCPKFDALLAFNKEAQKVVTGSVTMELYKGNMMVSNRTSPNSLYDEDIATMEGGGSYNQDDAEGFLRIQGLPGRVQAKVNPREY comes from the coding sequence ATGAGCAGTTGCGTTTTGGCATATTCTGGCGGACTCGATACGTCCGTCATTCTTGGCTGGTTGATGGACGAAGGCTACGAAGTCCACGCCGTCTACGTTGATCTTGGCCAGCCCGGCGAAGACCGCCAACAGGTGCTCGATAAAGCCAACAATGCCGGCGCGGCGTCGGCTCGCATCGTCGACGTTCGTGAAGAATTGTGCCGCGATTACGCGTTTCCCGTGATGCAGTGGCAGGCAAAATACGAAGGGCCGTACTTGTTGGGGACTTCGATTGCTCGCCCATTGATCTCGAAAGTGATGCTGCAAGTCGCCAAAGAGGTCGGAGCGACAGCGTACGCGCACGGCGCGACCGGCAAGGGCAATGACCAGTGCCGTTTCCAGTTGGCGGCTGAGGCTCTTGAGTCCGGAATCACGATGATTGCGCCGTGGCGGATCCAGAAATTCCGCGACATGTTCCCGGGACGTACGGAGCTGATCAAGTATTGCGAAGATCGCGGCATTCCGGTCAAGGCGTCGAAGGCCAAGCCGTACAGCAGCGATGAAAACTGTTTGCACATCAGCTATGAAGCCGGCGAGCTGGAGCGTTTGGACGTCAACGGCGTCGATTTGGTGGACTTCGGGATGGGCGTGTCGCCTCAGGAGGCTCCGGACGAATCAGAATCGGTCACAATCGATTTCGAATCGGGCGTCCCGGTTTCGGTTAACGGCGAGAAGCTTTCGGCGCTTGGCGTTGTTGAAAAGCTGAACGAGATCGGAGGCCGCAACGGGGTGGGCCGCATCGACATGGTGGAAAACCGTTTCGTGGGCATGAAGAGCCGCGGCGTGTATGAGTCGCCCGGGATGACGGTGCTGTACGAGGCACATCGCTATATCGAGCAGTTGGCGATGGATCGGGATTTGATGCACCTTCGCGATCGACTGGCTCCGGAAGTCGCCGAGATGGTGTATTACGGTTTCTGGTTCTGTCCAAAGTTCGATGCCTTGCTGGCGTTCAACAAGGAGGCTCAGAAAGTCGTCACCGGCAGCGTGACCATGGAGCTGTACAAGGGCAACATGATGGTTTCCAACCGCACCAGTCCGAACAGTCTGTACGACGAAGACATCGCCACGATGGAAGGCGGCGGGTCGTATAACCAGGATGATGCGGAAGGGTTCTTGAGGATTCAGGGGTTGCCGGGGAGGGTCCAGGCGAAGGTGAATCCGAGAGAGTATTAG
- a CDS encoding four helix bundle protein produces the protein MAYRSFEDLDVWKRACQLAVSVYEQTRNWQDWGLKSQLERASVSIASNIAEGSERGGKDFIRFLRIAAGSAAEARTQIYIAKRIGLINEEDFESLIHESKGISKMLTGLIKSLS, from the coding sequence ATGGCGTATCGATCGTTTGAAGATTTGGATGTTTGGAAACGAGCCTGCCAACTTGCCGTATCGGTCTATGAACAGACTCGCAATTGGCAGGACTGGGGATTGAAAAGCCAGCTGGAGCGTGCGTCTGTTTCCATCGCATCGAATATTGCCGAAGGAAGCGAACGTGGCGGCAAGGACTTCATTCGTTTCTTACGCATTGCAGCAGGCTCTGCGGCGGAAGCTCGTACACAAATTTACATTGCGAAGCGAATTGGACTAATCAATGAAGAAGATTTCGAATCGCTGATCCATGAGTCAAAAGGTATCTCGAAGATGCTCACCGGCTTGATAAAGTCGCTATCATAG
- a CDS encoding ABC transporter permease, which yields MLENPVLQRELLVNLRMPRAFWLLLIYQAVLAAVVYFAWPKEDVRIDMTDSNNSVGNLVDMVFLGQYLLASLMAPSFASTAISGEKERKTYEMLLASPIVPQSIVMGKLVAALTHLAILIFASLPIVMLCLPLGGVSFYEVIAAYVALICAVITFGMISVACGSFFSRNSSSLVVSYLVILPLAIAGVLFWQSLSNFGTTRFNLAITVIPGLAAAIVIFLFYIVSARMLYPRDMGSEGKEVIDPDQEAEEAIGLVIQRDQFPDRLFAPPKRETLMKDGTNPVYDKEMRSEIFGQGTLMLRLAIQISMLLAIPMMAIFLYICKDLAPWYISYVILFNILIGPVFSAGSVTSERERQTLDLLLTTVITPWEILWGKLLSSLRVSSVLSCFLLWPLLLAIPLVPEYLSNLPTMIAYLIIFCLTCLTTSVLGLFCSTVFGKTITSLIATYSIILFLYLTPLATSYFAYEYFPDAPATPAVYASTVTSPFAASFAMPLYVDDFHNMTIDWSPRGSKEPGFLRYRLSDLAHFGGYVGFTVLFNAVLLGLMVWMFNSRWRVSSSGN from the coding sequence ATGCTCGAAAACCCCGTCCTTCAACGCGAACTGCTCGTCAACTTGCGGATGCCGCGTGCGTTCTGGTTGCTGCTGATCTACCAGGCGGTGCTGGCAGCAGTGGTCTACTTCGCGTGGCCCAAAGAAGATGTCCGCATCGACATGACGGACAGCAACAACTCGGTCGGCAACCTCGTCGACATGGTCTTCCTCGGGCAATACCTGCTGGCGTCGCTGATGGCGCCCAGCTTTGCGTCGACCGCGATTTCCGGCGAGAAAGAGCGGAAGACTTACGAAATGCTGCTGGCCAGCCCGATTGTTCCGCAGTCGATCGTGATGGGGAAACTGGTCGCAGCGCTGACGCATCTGGCGATTCTGATTTTTGCTTCCCTGCCAATCGTCATGCTGTGCTTGCCGCTGGGAGGCGTCTCGTTTTACGAAGTCATTGCGGCTTACGTGGCCTTGATATGCGCCGTGATCACGTTCGGCATGATCAGCGTGGCTTGCGGTAGTTTCTTTTCACGCAACAGTTCGTCGCTGGTCGTTTCCTATCTGGTGATTCTGCCGTTGGCGATCGCTGGAGTCCTGTTTTGGCAATCGCTAAGCAATTTCGGCACAACGCGTTTCAATCTTGCGATCACGGTCATCCCCGGGCTGGCCGCGGCGATCGTGATTTTCCTTTTCTACATCGTCAGTGCCCGCATGCTGTACCCGCGAGACATGGGTAGCGAGGGGAAAGAGGTCATCGATCCGGATCAGGAGGCCGAAGAAGCGATCGGCTTGGTGATTCAACGCGATCAGTTCCCGGATCGCCTGTTCGCGCCGCCGAAGCGTGAGACGCTGATGAAGGACGGCACGAATCCGGTTTACGACAAAGAGATGCGGAGTGAGATTTTCGGGCAAGGCACTTTGATGTTGCGTCTGGCGATTCAGATCAGCATGCTGCTGGCGATCCCGATGATGGCGATCTTTCTGTACATCTGCAAAGACCTCGCGCCGTGGTACATCTCGTATGTGATCCTGTTCAACATTTTGATCGGACCGGTGTTTTCTGCGGGAAGCGTCACCAGCGAACGCGAACGACAGACTCTGGATCTGTTGCTAACGACCGTGATTACGCCGTGGGAAATCCTGTGGGGCAAACTGCTCTCGAGTCTGCGAGTTTCGAGCGTGCTGTCGTGTTTTTTGCTTTGGCCGCTACTGTTGGCGATCCCGTTGGTGCCCGAGTACTTGTCCAACTTGCCGACCATGATTGCCTATCTGATCATCTTTTGCCTGACCTGCCTGACGACTTCGGTGCTGGGGCTGTTTTGTTCGACCGTGTTCGGGAAAACGATTACCTCGCTGATCGCGACTTACTCGATCATTCTGTTTCTATACTTGACGCCATTGGCGACCAGCTATTTTGCTTACGAATATTTCCCGGACGCACCAGCCACGCCGGCGGTTTACGCGTCAACAGTCACCAGTCCGTTTGCGGCCTCGTTCGCGATGCCGCTGTACGTCGATGACTTTCACAACATGACGATCGACTGGAGTCCGCGCGGTTCCAAGGAGCCCGGTTTTCTGCGATATCGACTCAGTGACCTGGCTCATTTCGGTGGCTACGTTGGTTTCACTGTTCTGTTCAACGCGGTACTGCTTGGCTTGATGGTCTGGATGTTCAATTCGAGGTGGCGAGTTTCGTCGTCCGGAAACTGA
- a CDS encoding class I SAM-dependent methyltransferase, with protein MKKPGFVLLLMFAGSLLFAPTSNAQQTPDPFSDTTGEKAGDTETAADKIPPGVDVYMGRRVAQTMGHQGADWLIRDEREREERCSLMLANLGIKRGMTICDMGCGNGYYSLQMAQLTGKKGYVVGVDVQPEMLSLLRNRMEEQGVENIIPILGSYHNPHLPENMVDLILLVDVYHEFSHPEQMLAAMRKSLKPDGLAVFLEYRKEDPDVPIKLLHKMTKAQVNKELTANGFKLVKEYDKLPWQHMMFFGKDEAWDRAQGDATGAEPQDEAAGSNK; from the coding sequence ATGAAGAAGCCCGGATTCGTTTTGCTGTTGATGTTCGCAGGCAGTCTTCTGTTTGCTCCGACGTCGAATGCTCAGCAGACGCCCGACCCGTTTTCCGATACGACCGGTGAAAAGGCAGGCGATACGGAAACCGCTGCTGACAAAATCCCGCCAGGGGTTGATGTTTACATGGGTCGCCGGGTCGCCCAGACGATGGGACATCAGGGAGCCGACTGGCTGATTCGCGATGAGCGGGAACGTGAAGAACGTTGCTCGTTGATGCTGGCGAATCTGGGAATCAAACGCGGGATGACGATTTGCGATATGGGCTGCGGCAACGGGTACTACTCGTTGCAGATGGCGCAGCTGACCGGGAAAAAAGGCTACGTCGTTGGCGTGGACGTGCAGCCTGAAATGCTGTCGCTGTTGCGCAATCGCATGGAAGAGCAGGGCGTTGAGAACATCATTCCCATTCTGGGCTCGTACCACAATCCGCACTTGCCGGAAAACATGGTGGACTTGATTCTGTTGGTTGACGTGTACCACGAGTTCTCGCACCCCGAACAGATGCTGGCCGCGATGCGAAAGAGCCTCAAGCCGGATGGGCTGGCGGTGTTTTTGGAATACCGCAAGGAAGACCCGGATGTGCCGATCAAACTGCTTCACAAGATGACCAAAGCACAGGTCAACAAGGAGCTAACGGCAAACGGATTCAAGCTGGTCAAAGAGTACGACAAACTCCCGTGGCAACACATGATGTTTTTCGGGAAAGACGAAGCCTGGGATAGGGCCCAGGGCGACGCGACCGGTGCCGAACCTCAGGACGAAGCCGCAGGCTCAAACAAGTAG
- a CDS encoding shikimate kinase: MTASRQLTLADLQRINLVGTSGCGKSTFGKQLAAILDSPYVEMDSLYHEPNWTEAEPEVFRERLADAIAGPRWVLDGNYHSKTFDLKWSRATMIVWLDMPFSINMYRAVCRAVNRSWTQKELWPGTGNRESFRQTFFSKDSMILWTAMSYRRLKKRYSALKSNPPAGVHFVRLRNPSEVANLLDQVRLLV, encoded by the coding sequence ATGACCGCGTCGCGTCAATTAACGCTGGCTGATCTCCAACGCATCAACCTCGTCGGAACCAGCGGCTGCGGAAAATCAACTTTCGGCAAACAGCTGGCCGCGATTCTCGACTCTCCCTACGTCGAAATGGACTCGCTCTATCACGAGCCGAATTGGACCGAGGCCGAGCCGGAAGTTTTTCGAGAGCGACTTGCTGACGCGATCGCCGGTCCTCGCTGGGTGCTTGATGGAAACTATCACAGCAAAACGTTTGATCTCAAATGGTCCCGAGCCACGATGATCGTCTGGCTGGACATGCCGTTTTCGATCAACATGTACCGCGCCGTCTGTCGGGCGGTGAATCGATCGTGGACTCAAAAAGAGCTGTGGCCAGGAACCGGGAACCGCGAGTCGTTTCGCCAGACTTTCTTCAGCAAAGATTCGATGATTCTGTGGACGGCCATGTCGTACCGCCGGCTGAAGAAACGATACTCTGCCCTCAAAAGCAATCCACCCGCCGGAGTCCACTTCGTGAGGTTGCGAAATCCATCCGAAGTCGCAAACCTGTTGGATCAAGTCCGCCTACTTGTTTGA
- a CDS encoding DUF2614 family zinc ribbon-containing protein, which translates to MNHLFVTSCCPNCDRTSQFPIEVLGRRSACRHCAHPFTVRDSDSEPAGESDSMVWWLKFTEAGSKMSPQFELPEKSLPR; encoded by the coding sequence ATGAACCATCTTTTCGTTACCAGTTGCTGCCCGAACTGCGACCGCACCAGCCAGTTCCCTATCGAAGTTCTCGGCCGAAGGTCCGCCTGTCGTCACTGTGCCCATCCGTTCACGGTCCGGGATTCGGACAGCGAGCCGGCCGGAGAATCGGACTCGATGGTGTGGTGGTTGAAGTTCACAGAAGCGGGTTCGAAGATGTCTCCGCAGTTCGAGTTGCCCGAGAAGTCGTTGCCTCGGTAG